Proteins encoded by one window of Actinocorallia herbida:
- the dapA gene encoding 4-hydroxy-tetrahydrodipicolinate synthase produces MAPSTTPDAPFGRMLTAMITPMHADGSVDADGAAELAVRLVDERRHDGLVINGTTGESPTTDDAEKERVLRAVVEAVGDRASIVFGAGSNDTRHSIHLAKMAEGAGADGLLTVCPYYNKPPQEGIYRHMTAIADSTGLPVMLYDIPGRAGVPIASDTLIRLADHDRIVAVKDAKADLFASSQVMAATDLAYYSGDDNLNLAWLSQGAAGFVSVVGHVAGTELHEMIDLYRSGDVTGALAIHRRLLPVVAAIMTRTQGVIAVKAALALQGLPSGTVRAPLVDATPEFTAQLREDLITGGIKVEAAE; encoded by the coding sequence ATGGCACCCAGCACAACACCCGACGCCCCGTTCGGCCGGATGCTCACCGCGATGATCACCCCGATGCACGCCGACGGCTCCGTGGACGCCGACGGCGCCGCCGAGCTCGCCGTCCGCCTGGTGGACGAGCGCCGCCACGACGGCCTGGTGATCAACGGAACCACCGGTGAGTCCCCCACCACCGACGACGCGGAGAAAGAGCGCGTCCTGCGCGCGGTCGTGGAGGCCGTCGGAGACCGGGCCTCCATCGTGTTCGGGGCCGGCAGCAACGACACCCGGCACAGCATCCATCTGGCGAAAATGGCCGAGGGGGCCGGCGCCGACGGACTGCTCACCGTATGTCCGTACTACAACAAGCCGCCGCAGGAGGGTATCTACCGTCACATGACGGCGATCGCCGACTCCACCGGCCTCCCCGTGATGCTCTATGACATCCCGGGCCGGGCGGGCGTGCCCATCGCGAGCGACACCCTGATCCGGCTGGCCGACCACGACCGGATCGTCGCGGTCAAGGACGCCAAGGCCGACCTCTTCGCCTCCTCCCAGGTGATGGCGGCCACCGACCTCGCCTACTACTCGGGCGACGACAACCTGAACCTCGCCTGGCTGTCCCAGGGGGCCGCCGGGTTCGTCAGCGTCGTGGGCCACGTGGCGGGCACCGAACTGCATGAGATGATTGACCTCTACAGGTCCGGTGACGTCACCGGGGCGCTGGCGATCCACCGCCGGCTGCTCCCCGTCGTCGCCGCGATCATGACCAGGACACAGGGGGTCATCGCGGTCAAGGCCGCGCTCGCCCTCCAGGGCTTGCCCAGCGGGACAGTGCGCGCCCCGCTGGTGGACGCGACGCCGGAGTTCACGGCGCAATTGCGCGAAGACTTGATCACAGGGGGTATCAAAGTGGAGGCCGCTGAGTGA
- a CDS encoding PLP-dependent aminotransferase family protein: MNNDSSVAALATRLRREATDLRAGTRMPSSRALTERYRVSPVTVSRALALLVAEGVVVTKPGSGTFVAERRASHGAADRSWQNTALGDRRVDAEGVALGLIPVPDGVIPLVGGYLPEGLRPARALAAASARAGRRPQAWAAPPQEGLPELRAWFAGLTGCAPEDVLIAGGGQAALWLALRAIVPPGGPVLVESPTYPGAIAAARAAGLVPVPVPVDDEGVDPALLAEAFARTGARAFFCQPTFHNPTGAVLSPARRTGVLEAARAAGAFLIEDDFARHLSMGAAPAPLVSGDAAGTVVHIASLTKVTAPSLRISGIVARGPVAERIRAAQLVETFFPARPLQETALEFVSSPAWPRHLRAVSAELRRRRDVLAAALAEHLPDLEIPSLPSGGLYLWGRLPEGVDDVALAQAAWAHGVAIAPGRPYFPAEPPAAHLRLSYSAAPDIDALPEGVRRLAAALRATR; this comes from the coding sequence ATGAACAACGATAGCAGTGTGGCCGCCCTCGCCACCAGGCTGCGGCGCGAAGCCACTGACCTGAGGGCGGGTACCCGCATGCCGTCGAGCCGAGCGCTGACCGAGCGCTACCGCGTCAGCCCGGTAACGGTGTCCCGGGCGCTGGCACTGCTCGTCGCCGAGGGCGTCGTGGTGACCAAGCCCGGAAGCGGCACCTTCGTGGCCGAGCGCAGGGCCTCGCACGGCGCCGCCGACCGGAGCTGGCAGAACACCGCGCTCGGCGACCGCAGGGTCGACGCCGAAGGGGTCGCCCTCGGGCTCATCCCGGTCCCCGACGGGGTGATCCCCCTCGTCGGCGGCTACCTGCCGGAAGGGCTGCGGCCGGCCCGCGCGCTGGCCGCGGCTAGCGCGCGGGCCGGCAGGCGGCCCCAGGCCTGGGCGGCGCCCCCGCAGGAGGGGCTGCCCGAGCTGCGCGCCTGGTTCGCCGGGCTCACCGGCTGCGCCCCCGAGGACGTCCTCATCGCCGGAGGCGGCCAGGCCGCCCTGTGGCTCGCTTTGCGGGCCATCGTGCCGCCGGGCGGGCCCGTCCTCGTGGAGTCGCCGACCTACCCCGGCGCGATCGCCGCCGCCCGCGCGGCGGGCCTCGTGCCCGTCCCGGTACCCGTCGACGACGAAGGCGTGGACCCCGCGCTCCTCGCCGAGGCGTTCGCCCGCACCGGCGCCCGCGCGTTCTTCTGCCAGCCGACCTTCCACAACCCGACGGGCGCCGTGCTGTCGCCCGCGCGCAGGACCGGGGTCCTGGAGGCGGCCCGCGCGGCCGGGGCGTTCCTCATCGAGGACGACTTCGCCAGGCACCTGTCCATGGGCGCCGCCCCCGCCCCCCTGGTCTCCGGGGACGCCGCCGGGACCGTCGTGCACATCGCGTCCCTGACCAAGGTCACCGCGCCGTCCCTGCGGATCTCCGGGATCGTCGCGCGAGGGCCCGTCGCGGAGCGGATCCGGGCGGCCCAGCTCGTCGAGACGTTCTTCCCCGCCCGGCCCCTCCAGGAGACGGCTCTGGAGTTCGTCTCCTCCCCCGCCTGGCCGCGCCATCTGCGGGCCGTGTCCGCGGAGCTGAGGCGCCGCCGCGACGTGCTGGCCGCCGCGCTCGCCGAGCACCTCCCCGACTTGGAGATCCCTTCACTGCCCTCCGGCGGCCTGTACCTGTGGGGCCGCCTGCCCGAGGGCGTGGACGACGTCGCCCTCGCCCAGGCGGCTTGGGCCCACGGCGTCGCCATCGCCCCCGGCAGGCCGTACTTCCCCGCCGAGCCTCCCGCCGCGCATCTGCGCCTCAGCTACAGCGCCGCCCCGGACATCGACGCCCTTCCCGAGGGCGTCCGACGCCTGGCCGCCGCCCTGCGGGCGACGCGGTAG
- a CDS encoding GNAT family N-acetyltransferase produces MTDVGVRDARLGDTPAVAEIQVRAWQAAYRGFMPAEPLAEMTASAEPWRARWAEAVTAPPSGRHRVLTAVADGVVVGFAAFAPAEDPDQDADAAELITVAVDPARVREGHGSRLLSAVADQLRELSFTTAVTWVFAADAGLRAFLEPAGWAPDGATRTLDLGSPVEMVRLHTSLV; encoded by the coding sequence ATGACGGACGTCGGAGTCAGGGACGCAAGGCTCGGTGACACCCCCGCGGTGGCCGAGATCCAGGTGAGGGCCTGGCAGGCCGCCTACCGGGGCTTCATGCCCGCGGAGCCGCTGGCGGAGATGACCGCGTCGGCCGAGCCGTGGCGCGCGCGATGGGCCGAGGCGGTGACCGCGCCGCCCTCCGGAAGGCACCGGGTGCTCACCGCGGTCGCCGACGGGGTAGTGGTCGGCTTCGCCGCCTTCGCTCCGGCCGAGGACCCCGACCAGGACGCCGACGCCGCCGAGCTGATCACCGTCGCGGTCGATCCGGCGCGCGTCCGCGAGGGGCACGGCAGCCGCCTGCTGTCCGCGGTCGCCGACCAGCTGCGCGAACTGTCGTTCACGACCGCCGTGACCTGGGTCTTCGCCGCCGACGCGGGCCTGCGCGCCTTCCTGGAGCCCGCCGGATGGGCCCCCGACGGCGCCACCCGCACCCTCGACCTCGGCAGCCCCGTCGAGATGGTCCGGCTGCACACGTCACTCGTGTGA
- a CDS encoding ribonuclease J → MSHPHPELGLPPALPQGALRIVALGGLGEIGRNMAVFEYDGRLLIVDCGVLFPEEEQPGVDLILPDFDYIRDRLDLIEAVVLTHGHEDHIGAVPYLLRERPDIPLVGSRLTLALVEAKLAEHRIKPRLQVVADGERCSFGPFDCEFLAVNHSIPDAMAVGVRTPAGLVVHTGDFKMDQLPLDGRLTDLGTFARLGSEGIDLLMSDSTNAEVPGFVTSERDISGAIDNVFRTAEERIIVACFASHVHRVQQVLNAAVKAGRKVAFVGRSMVRNMGVARELGYLEVPEGLLVDPKALDELPPEKIVLVCTGSQGEPMSALSRMANRDHHQIRITERDTVMLASSLIPGNENSVNRVINGLTRWGARVVHKGNALVHVSGHSSAGELLFLLNLTKPSNFMPVHGEWRHLRAHAKLASLTGVPDENIVIAEDGVVVDLIDGHAQITGAVPAGYVYVDGSSVGEITETSLKDRRILGEEGFVSVVVVVDSSTGKVIAGPEIHARGAGIGDQDFQEVLNRIDAAIAESAAEGGADVHQLRQKMRRTVGKWVSESYRRRPMIVPVVIEA, encoded by the coding sequence ATGAGCCATCCGCATCCCGAACTGGGCCTGCCGCCCGCCCTTCCGCAGGGAGCCCTGCGGATCGTCGCGCTGGGCGGACTCGGTGAGATCGGCCGCAACATGGCCGTGTTCGAATACGACGGACGCCTGCTGATCGTCGACTGCGGCGTGCTCTTCCCGGAGGAAGAGCAGCCGGGAGTCGACCTGATCCTGCCGGACTTCGACTACATCCGGGACAGGCTCGACCTGATCGAGGCCGTGGTCCTCACGCACGGGCACGAGGACCACATCGGCGCGGTCCCCTACCTGCTGCGCGAGCGGCCCGACATCCCCCTCGTCGGCTCCCGGCTGACGCTGGCGCTGGTCGAGGCCAAGCTGGCGGAGCACCGGATCAAACCGCGGCTCCAGGTCGTCGCCGACGGCGAGCGCTGCTCGTTCGGACCGTTCGACTGCGAGTTCCTCGCGGTCAACCACTCCATCCCCGACGCGATGGCGGTGGGCGTCCGGACCCCGGCCGGGCTCGTGGTGCACACCGGCGACTTCAAGATGGACCAGCTCCCCCTCGACGGGCGGCTCACCGACCTCGGCACGTTCGCGCGCCTCGGGTCGGAGGGCATCGACCTGCTGATGTCGGACTCGACCAACGCCGAGGTCCCCGGGTTCGTCACCAGCGAGCGCGACATCTCCGGCGCGATCGACAACGTGTTCCGCACCGCGGAGGAGCGGATCATCGTCGCGTGCTTCGCCTCGCACGTGCACCGCGTCCAGCAGGTGCTGAACGCCGCGGTGAAGGCCGGGCGCAAGGTCGCCTTCGTGGGCCGCTCAATGGTCCGCAACATGGGCGTCGCCCGTGAGCTGGGCTACCTGGAGGTTCCCGAGGGCCTGCTGGTGGACCCGAAGGCGCTGGACGAGCTGCCGCCCGAGAAGATCGTGCTGGTCTGCACGGGTTCGCAGGGCGAGCCGATGTCGGCGCTGTCCCGGATGGCCAACCGCGACCACCACCAGATCCGGATCACCGAGCGCGACACCGTGATGCTCGCGTCGTCGCTGATCCCGGGCAACGAGAACTCGGTCAACCGGGTGATCAACGGCCTCACCCGGTGGGGCGCGCGGGTCGTGCACAAGGGCAACGCCCTCGTCCACGTCTCGGGCCACTCCTCGGCGGGCGAGCTGCTGTTCCTGCTCAACCTGACCAAGCCGTCGAACTTCATGCCGGTGCACGGCGAGTGGCGGCACCTGCGCGCCCACGCCAAGCTGGCGTCGCTGACCGGCGTGCCGGACGAGAACATCGTCATCGCCGAGGACGGCGTCGTCGTCGACCTCATCGACGGGCACGCGCAGATCACCGGCGCGGTCCCGGCCGGATACGTCTACGTGGACGGCTCCAGCGTCGGCGAGATCACCGAGACCTCCTTGAAGGACCGCCGCATACTGGGCGAAGAGGGTTTCGTCTCGGTCGTCGTGGTCGTCGACTCCTCCACCGGCAAGGTCATCGCCGGGCCGGAGATCCACGCCCGCGGCGCGGGCATCGGCGACCAGGACTTCCAGGAGGTCCTGAACCGCATCGACGCCGCCATCGCGGAGTCCGCGGCCGAGGGCGGCGCCGACGTGCACCAGCTCCGGCAGAAGATGCGCCGGACCGTCGGCAAGTGGGTGAGCGAGTCCTACCGCCGCCGCCCGATGATCGTCCCGGTCGTCATCGAGGCCTGA
- a CDS encoding serine/threonine-protein kinase, which yields MTEPLRAGDPESLGPYVLVGRLGSGGMGTVFLADSPDGAKVAVKVINAPLAEDTAFHARFRREVDTARRVRRFCTAPVLDAAVDEAPFYIVTEYVAGPSLDEAIRRDGPLRGADLEGLAVGIATALSAIHDADLVHRDLKPANVLLSAVGPRVIDFGIARAADTGTGVTHTGQLIGTPAYMAPELITGGSIGPASDVFSWACTVAFAATGAGPFDGDSVPQVLYRVVNEPPRLDGLDPALTDLLVRALDKDPARRPTVPALLTALTGRAEPPEQPPAVAVPSFARPAGGGTLPPGPSTEEAAGHPEPSRPSPQPAPAPQPFAQQIPVGGPTPVPAPYPHAQGLGPQPVTQPPYPPAAPWTVPPAARKSGPGALVLGALAGVAVVALVAAGAFALSRAGDDTTAERPPVAISAAGNGTTDGAAPTPGATPEEEQEEQEEAAGAVDASGDVPEAFLGTWQGMITEADGSTHLSSVEITGGLTGGTVGRGFIAKYDCDTTYTLVSASAQTLELVQRSESGLCAGSLTLVVKLTDEGLVVMDQLGNVYGTLIKA from the coding sequence ATGACTGAACCCCTCAGGGCGGGCGATCCGGAGTCGCTCGGTCCCTATGTGCTCGTCGGGCGGCTGGGCAGTGGCGGAATGGGCACCGTCTTCCTGGCCGACTCCCCGGACGGGGCGAAGGTCGCCGTCAAGGTGATCAACGCGCCACTGGCCGAGGACACCGCATTCCACGCACGATTCCGCCGCGAGGTCGATACGGCCCGGCGGGTCCGCCGCTTCTGCACCGCCCCCGTCCTGGACGCCGCGGTCGACGAGGCGCCCTTCTACATCGTCACCGAATACGTCGCCGGTCCCTCGCTGGATGAGGCGATCCGGCGGGACGGGCCCCTGCGCGGGGCCGATCTGGAAGGGCTCGCCGTCGGCATCGCCACGGCCCTTTCCGCCATCCATGACGCAGACCTCGTGCACCGCGACCTCAAACCCGCCAACGTCCTGCTGTCCGCGGTCGGGCCCCGCGTCATCGACTTCGGCATCGCCCGCGCCGCCGACACCGGCACCGGCGTCACGCACACCGGCCAGCTCATCGGGACCCCCGCCTACATGGCCCCCGAACTCATCACCGGCGGCTCCATCGGACCGGCGTCCGATGTCTTCTCCTGGGCCTGCACGGTCGCCTTCGCCGCCACCGGGGCCGGCCCCTTCGACGGCGACAGCGTCCCGCAGGTCCTCTACCGGGTCGTCAACGAGCCGCCCCGGCTGGACGGGCTCGACCCCGCCCTCACCGACCTGCTCGTGCGCGCTCTCGACAAGGACCCCGCCCGCCGCCCGACCGTGCCCGCCCTGCTGACCGCGCTCACCGGCCGGGCCGAGCCCCCCGAGCAGCCGCCCGCGGTCGCCGTCCCCTCCTTCGCCCGGCCCGCCGGGGGCGGAACCCTCCCGCCCGGCCCCTCGACGGAGGAGGCCGCCGGGCACCCGGAGCCGAGCCGGCCGTCCCCGCAGCCCGCCCCGGCGCCGCAGCCGTTCGCGCAGCAGATCCCCGTGGGAGGGCCCACGCCCGTCCCCGCGCCCTATCCGCACGCTCAGGGCCTGGGGCCGCAGCCCGTCACCCAGCCGCCCTATCCTCCCGCGGCGCCTTGGACGGTGCCCCCGGCCGCCAGGAAGAGCGGGCCGGGGGCCCTGGTCCTCGGCGCGCTCGCCGGGGTCGCGGTGGTCGCCCTCGTGGCGGCCGGAGCCTTCGCGCTGAGCCGGGCCGGCGACGACACCACGGCAGAACGGCCGCCCGTGGCGATCTCCGCCGCCGGGAACGGCACGACGGACGGCGCCGCGCCGACCCCGGGCGCCACCCCGGAGGAGGAGCAGGAGGAGCAGGAGGAGGCCGCGGGCGCCGTGGACGCCTCCGGTGACGTGCCCGAGGCGTTCCTGGGCACCTGGCAGGGCATGATCACCGAGGCTGACGGGAGCACCCACCTGTCCTCCGTGGAGATAACCGGCGGCCTCACCGGCGGGACCGTCGGCCGCGGCTTCATCGCCAAGTACGACTGCGACACGACCTACACCCTGGTCAGCGCCTCGGCGCAGACCCTGGAGCTGGTCCAGCGCAGCGAATCGGGCCTGTGCGCCGGGTCGCTCACGCTCGTCGTCAAGCTCACCGACGAGGGCCTGGTGGTCATGGACCAGCTCGGGAACGTCTACGGCACCCTGATCAAGGCGTGA
- a CDS encoding DMT family transporter, whose product MRDNDSATALDPIALLLAFGGVLSFSFTFPATVFALEGLDPYLIGIGRAAFVAVPAAIALACARARLPREPRGLLLAGLGTIVGFPVLSSVALGLGASASHSAVVIGLLPAATAVAAVLFAGERPAPGFWRAALAGAACVTVFTLWQGGGSFAPADLLLVGALLLGAVGYAEGARLARSRPAWQVVCWALVLYTPLTVPVTAYLLATTSPEWTPRALGGFAYVSLFSMFLGFFAWYAGLARAGIAKAGQIQLLQPLLTLGWAALFLDDPFDPLTAVAALAVLGCVAWTQRASRAPRTVTPRGPSRSRTWGRVPRSGNLEGYRQPLA is encoded by the coding sequence ATGAGAGATAACGATAGCGCTACTGCCCTCGATCCGATAGCGCTCCTCCTCGCCTTCGGGGGAGTCCTCTCCTTCTCCTTCACCTTCCCGGCCACCGTCTTCGCGCTCGAAGGGCTCGACCCCTACCTGATCGGCATAGGCCGGGCCGCGTTCGTCGCCGTCCCCGCCGCGATCGCCCTGGCGTGCGCGCGGGCCCGCCTCCCACGCGAGCCCCGCGGCCTCCTGCTCGCGGGCCTCGGCACCATCGTCGGCTTCCCCGTCCTGTCTTCGGTCGCCCTCGGGCTCGGCGCCTCGGCCTCGCACAGCGCGGTCGTCATCGGCCTGCTGCCCGCGGCGACCGCCGTGGCCGCGGTCCTCTTCGCCGGGGAAAGGCCCGCGCCCGGCTTCTGGCGGGCGGCGCTCGCGGGCGCCGCGTGCGTGACGGTGTTCACCCTGTGGCAGGGCGGCGGCTCCTTCGCCCCCGCCGACCTCCTGCTCGTCGGGGCGCTCCTCCTCGGCGCCGTCGGATACGCCGAAGGCGCCCGCCTCGCCCGCTCCCGGCCCGCATGGCAGGTCGTCTGCTGGGCGCTGGTGCTGTACACGCCCCTGACGGTCCCCGTCACCGCCTACCTCCTCGCCACCACCTCTCCGGAGTGGACACCCCGCGCCCTCGGCGGCTTCGCTTACGTCTCCCTCTTCTCGATGTTCCTCGGCTTCTTCGCCTGGTACGCGGGCCTCGCCAGGGCCGGTATCGCCAAGGCCGGGCAGATCCAGCTCCTTCAGCCGCTCCTCACCCTCGGCTGGGCCGCCCTGTTCCTCGACGACCCCTTCGACCCGCTCACCGCGGTCGCCGCCTTGGCCGTCCTCGGGTGCGTCGCGTGGACCCAGCGGGCCTCCCGCGCCCCCCGCACGGTGACCCCTCGCGGCCCTTCCAGAAGCCGGACCTGGGGCCGGGTCCCCAGGTCCGGAAACCTCGAGGGCTACCGGCAGCCCCTCGCCTGA
- a CDS encoding MFS transporter, whose product MSAPSTADPRQEAAAPPGGKGRWLGLAVISLAVSLIVVDATIVSVLLPSVVDEIGLRATQAEWLTSIYSLVFAALMITFGRLSDVYGRRLMFVLGTLVFVVASLAVAASGSATELIGARALQGVGAAMIMPATLSTVNSLFHGRDRAIAFGVWGSMIGGMTAVGPLLGGWLATSHGWQWAFTINLPLGALLIAGVLKYVPETRDASGPRGIDWKGGVLSALGLGALVFGLIEGQTYGWWQASGELPGWPISPVPLALGAAVLLLVTFVLVERARARAGRPVMLDLRLFRIANFRRGNAAASLISVGELGLLFILPLFLQGAHGDSPLQICVAILPLAIGSFLSGGTAARLGRRVGAARVVQYGMAMEFAAVLAIGLTTHAGTTGYGLAPWMLLYGLGLGMTSAQLTNISLADVPRGQSGQASGTQSTSRQVGSALGIACIGTVFATSLGHAMQARTGDAEAAAALQGSVGTGISALDPEQARAAIESLATATGHAALVTAGILAVGLIMTLRLRGKEL is encoded by the coding sequence ATGAGCGCGCCGAGCACCGCCGACCCCCGACAAGAGGCGGCCGCACCGCCCGGCGGGAAGGGCCGCTGGCTCGGCCTCGCGGTCATCAGCCTCGCGGTGTCGCTCATCGTGGTGGACGCCACGATCGTCAGCGTCCTGCTGCCGAGCGTCGTCGACGAGATCGGGCTGCGCGCGACCCAGGCCGAGTGGCTGACCTCGATCTACTCGCTCGTCTTCGCCGCGCTGATGATCACCTTCGGCCGCCTGTCGGACGTCTACGGCCGCCGCCTGATGTTCGTCCTCGGCACGCTGGTCTTCGTCGTCGCGAGCCTCGCCGTGGCGGCCTCGGGCAGCGCGACCGAGCTGATCGGCGCTCGCGCCCTCCAGGGCGTCGGCGCCGCGATGATCATGCCCGCCACGCTGTCCACGGTGAACAGCCTCTTCCACGGCCGTGACCGCGCCATCGCCTTCGGCGTCTGGGGCTCGATGATCGGCGGCATGACCGCCGTCGGCCCCCTGCTCGGCGGCTGGCTGGCCACCTCGCACGGCTGGCAGTGGGCGTTCACCATCAACCTCCCGCTCGGCGCGCTGCTCATCGCCGGAGTGCTCAAGTACGTCCCCGAGACCCGTGACGCGTCCGGGCCCCGCGGCATCGACTGGAAGGGCGGCGTGCTGTCGGCGCTCGGCCTCGGCGCGCTGGTCTTCGGCCTGATCGAGGGCCAGACCTACGGCTGGTGGCAGGCCTCCGGCGAACTGCCCGGGTGGCCGATCTCCCCGGTCCCGCTGGCCCTCGGCGCGGCGGTGCTCCTGCTCGTCACCTTCGTGCTCGTCGAGCGGGCCCGCGCCCGCGCCGGGCGCCCCGTCATGCTCGACCTGCGGCTGTTCCGGATCGCCAACTTCCGGCGCGGCAACGCCGCCGCCTCGCTCATCAGCGTCGGCGAACTCGGCCTGCTGTTCATCCTCCCGCTGTTCCTCCAAGGAGCCCACGGCGACTCTCCCCTTCAGATCTGCGTGGCGATCCTGCCGCTGGCGATCGGCTCGTTCCTGTCCGGCGGCACCGCGGCCCGCCTCGGCCGCCGGGTCGGCGCCGCCAGGGTCGTCCAGTACGGCATGGCGATGGAGTTCGCCGCGGTCCTGGCGATCGGGCTGACGACCCACGCGGGCACCACCGGCTACGGGCTCGCCCCCTGGATGCTGCTCTACGGACTCGGCCTCGGCATGACCTCCGCGCAGCTCACCAACATCTCCCTCGCCGACGTGCCCAGAGGGCAGTCCGGCCAGGCGTCCGGCACCCAGTCCACCTCCCGTCAGGTGGGCAGCGCCCTGGGCATCGCCTGCATCGGCACCGTCTTCGCGACCAGCCTCGGCCACGCCATGCAGGCGCGCACCGGCGACGCCGAGGCCGCCGCCGCGCTCCAGGGCAGCGTCGGCACCGGGATCTCCGCCCTCGACCCCGAGCAGGCGCGCGCCGCCATCGAGAGCCTCGCCACGGCCACCGGCCACGCCGCCCTCGTGACGGCCGGTATCCTCGCCGTCGGACTGATCATGACCCTGCGGCTGCGCGGAAAAGAGCTATGA